The Alnus glutinosa chromosome 3, dhAlnGlut1.1, whole genome shotgun sequence nucleotide sequence AATTTCACCAGCTTTGCAGAACCCGTCAATCAAGCAATTATAGGTAACAGTATTTGGCACACATTTATTCGATCTCATCTGGTCCATCAAACTCAACCCTTCTTCTTGCCTCCCAACTTTACAAAGTCCATCAATCAGAGTATTGTACATGATTACATCAGGTTCAACAGACACCCCCCCACTCCCTCCTTTCATTTTCTCCAAAACCTCCAATGCCTCATCAACCAACCGAGACTTGCACATCCGATTAATAAGAATCCCAAAAGTTACCACATTGGGTTGAATATCCATCTGTTTCATCTCCGCAGTAAGCTTATTCATCCTCTCAAAATCCTCATCCCTTGCCAAGCCTGTCAAAAGCGCATTGCAAGAAACAGCTTCCACCGCACCACCAGATTTCATCACATGATGTAAAACATCCCAAGCATGACCTATGTTTCTATTCCTACACAATTTAGTAATCAACTGCGTTAGTTTAAAGCTATCCGGAAGCACACCACGTTCACCAAATTTCGACACCAACCCAACAATCTCCTCGCTATTGAAAGTCCTCCCCGGCCACTCCCTCCTCGACAACGCGGCAAAAACAATATCACCCGTAATATCATTGGGCGGACACTCTGCATTTGGTTGAAGCATTTCGTCAACCATACTATGTGCATAATCTGCGCACCCCAATCTGAATAGCACATCAATCACCACATTGCAAAAATGCGTATTTTTCAAAGACGGGTCTAGTTCGTTAACCACACCAAGCACCTCGTCCACCATCCTGGCCCTTCCCCAGCACCGAACAAGAAGTGTTGCGCCATTGATGGTAAGCGGCACGTTCCGCTCTTTGGACGTCCTATACAGCTCTAACAGCTTCTCCTGCCAATCGGGTTCGCGGCTCGCGAGCTCGAAAATGGCCTGGAAGGTCGAGGACAATGCATGTAAGTCTTGCGAAGGTGCATTCGACTGAATGTAGTCGAAGAACTTGAGCGCTTGGGAGGAAGAGGCCAAGCGGCGAGCGATTTGGCGAAAAAGGCCagcagaggaagaagaagaagaagaggaaaagaggAGCTGGTGGAGTTGGGTGGAGCCAGAGTTCTCATTCTCTGGGGCTTGGAGGAGTTGGACTGCTTTGGTTATCAGCGAGTCTTCGTcttgtggtggtggtggtggtggtgggttGGGTTCGGTGCAGAGGCGGCGGAAGAGGGGGTACGAAGGAACTTTGGGGGTTCGAGATTCGAGAAGGCGGAGGAGGAGGAGTTGGGATTGTTTTGATGAAGAGAGTGATCCGTTCATTTTGTTGGGAGAGACAATCAGGATTTTGCTATTTCGCCTTTTGTTGCTTCACTCTTCGCTGCTTAGAAGACTGGGAAAGAGTGTTTGAAtatggaataattttttttcaaatttcaataattatttctaaattaaatcataaaaaactaatcatattgtttgtaagtgataaaaaattaaaaaataaataaaaaataaaaaataaaaactatctTCTCAAAAGTATTAGCAAACGAGTCCATATCGTATTAACATTAACCTGATCTGAAAGTAGGCATTCAAATCAATACCTCTATTACTTTTCCATGTTAAAGAGAGATGAGcagtgtaattttatttttctacaacagcagatgtgacatcagagacactATTTtgcttaaaattaatttttttaagcaaaagagGTGGACAAAGAAGGGATGAGGAGagaatttttagcatttcccatttattattattgttctctTGAAATTCTCGGCAAAGAATTTGGGCAGGCAATGAGAAATGGAGGTGTAGGGTACGGGAGGTGAGCCATGCATCTCGAGTTGCTTAAAGACCCACCAGGGGCACCCCAGTGCCCAGTCCCACACCCTCTCTCTCATTTCAGGAGAACAGGATCCAGCACAGGCATTGTTAAGGTTTTCATTGATGTGATGGGACTCGTTACAAGGAAAAATCCCAAAAGAAAATGGGACCAACAATAACCGATTTTCCAGGTATCCAAAAACATGCACTAAAACGAAGCCATGGCCCGACGACTTTTGAGATTATGACCAGGACACAATCATCCGGTCAAGCTGTGTGCACATGATTCTTGTGATGCGCATAAGCATTGCAATCTGTGCGTTTTACCTCATGCAATCATTTCATCAGTGGAGCCATTATTATAATATTCTCTATAGTGAAACGAGCAGGTCGGCCACTAAACTTTTTTGGCCTACCTCAACTTGTAAACAATGGCAGTGCAACTGGAATAGGTATCGGGTCCAAATCTAATGCACAAAAAGAGAACATCACAATTTCGCTTCagaattatatatgtatatagctTTCTGAATATTGCAATTTCTACAGTTTATTTTTGCACAGAAGATTCACCGGAGACAAGCCAAACTCCAGAAGAATAATCTGGAGAGAAACCATATCAAATCCATGCTTCTAGATGCTATGACTTTGGAATACTTGACATAATAAATCACATTCCATGACAGTAGGTTACAGATCAGCACTGGTCAATGAAAGTAGTAACAGaaggaacaaaacaaaaaggagatCCTATCTACCTGTTTGATGGCAAAACGTTTTGGCGTTAAATACTCACTTGGGCTACTCGTATTGCTCAGTTATGAAATCATAATAGATATCATCTCGTAATCACCTTTTAAGCCTTTTTCCAACTACTTTAAGCAAGAATAACTTTTTGATCATGCCTAAAAGTTGGTTTCCAACGGCACATTTTCGACGCCTTTCTTCACCattacaaaaggagaaaaaaggaaCTGGTAAAGGGTGGGAGCACTGACACTTCTTTAATTCCAACTGCTAAACATTAAGAAGACAAGAGCCTGAGTATCCACAGCTTTTATTGAGAATTTATATTTGACATGTTCTTCGAATCATAAACatgacaaaaaaggggaaatCATTTAACTGctgcaaaaataattttactcACTCTTCATTTTCATCAGTTAAAGAAAtggcaaaacataaaaaaagtgAATCAAATTAAAACCCCACCACCGAAGAAGGCTGCCAGTAGAATTGcctgaaaaagtgaaaattactTGCTGGGCTTTTTACCAACACAGGATTAAGCAGTGCCAATCTTCTCAGCTGCTGCAAATGCTGCTTTGTCCAAACCTAACTTCTGGAGCTCATTTAAGAAACCATCGACATAACTGGCACTGATTTTATACGGGCCCAGGAAATGAACCATTTGTGACTTCTTCCTTATATTAATTCCAAGAGAGCTTTGTTGATGACATCTCCCACATGTGCATACTGCTTACAGAACTTCGGTGTAACCTGCAAAAGGAACAGTCTCTCTTGATGGaacattcaaatgaaatggGAAGGAGAGAAAATTTAGCCACAGTTGCAGTTCTGGAGGTAAACCTTGGCATGATGGGGATGCTGAAGCATTCCAAGCAAATCATGGTAAACTAGAACCTGTATCAATGATGAAGTTTCATTATAGTTGAACATAAAAATGTAGTGGAGGTACACCATTGTTATGGCAGGAAATAATTTGGATTTGGGAATTATCCAATGCCCACTATTATTTGCACATCAGAATGGGAAGCTAGGTCGCTTCTACCCCGATCTTGATAGTTACACAGAAAACAGTGAGCGATCATAACATCAATGAAACCAAAGTAAAGAAATTCATCACTAGCTAAATCACAACCAGGATGAATCTTCCAAgtgaataaaaggaaaagaaacaaatgtGCCTAAAGTTCACTCTCTACTTTGCTTTCAAAACCAACTAGAACACTAAAAAGATTAATCACTTCTAAACTCTAACAATAGCTAGAGTAATCTAAACTCTAAAGGCCGCCCTTTGACACCTACTctactgttttctttttctttttcttgctttaagAGAAGGagatctttctttttatttttattttttggaatctACGTCACTATTGGCATCATCTCAGTCAATGGACtaaaaaactttcttttaagCACAAAGGAAAATCTTCCAATTATTGCAGGAGTTGCCAATTTAAGTTACTGCAAAAGCTACAACCCAAAGAAGCAAAAGGCCAAAACGCCAATGTAATTAACTTGAACAGACTTCTTACCAAACTCAAGGCCTCAAAGGACTGATTCACTTCTACCAGAAAGTAGGCTGCGACGTCTTCTCAAAGAACTTTCTAGacaattttcaattgttttcatAATAATCTAATATACACATTATCATAATGTTTAAGCAGAGGCTGTTTCTTATAAAAGATGGTTCAAACACAGCTTAAAATATATCCAACAAATAAGTAAACAAAGAATAGCaacaacagaaaaagaaagccaAAATTATTATGGGCTCTACAAACAACTAGTAAGCTCTATactaaaagtttaaataaaCTGATGGAGGCTTGAAAAAAATCAATGCCTATGCTCTATTTGATACAATCAAAAGTTTTTATAAACTGAAAACTTTTATTTGACCTTCTTGTATAAATAGAAACTCTTTGTAAAGTTGGACACCAGTATTAAAGGTACCATGACAGTCCCCTATTAACCATCAAGAGCCCTGCTATTACACTGTATTGCACAATGATTTTCTAAAGAACTTTGTCACAATCTTCACAATTAAAACCATATTTGATCTCTCTCCTCAAAACCACTTAGTAATAATCAGAAAATTCCAAATGCAAATACATATAAAATCAACATCTTTACTAACAAAATATAGGTAGAACCACATCTTGTTAAATAAACTTACTCAATTAGCCTACTATCTATTCAACACCTAAACAGAATAAATATATAGACATCTCAAGCATACATATACCAACCAAGAGTTATAGAGCTCGATCAATGATCTAACCTGCCCGCTGCAAAAAGGTCCAGCCCCAATACCAATGTTAGGAATTCGAAGAGCTGATGTGGCTGCAGCAGCCACCGGTGGAGGCATGCActctaaacaacagaaaaacacCCCGCTTCCTGCAAAGCCAGCGCAGTCTCCACAACCTGCAGAGAACAACATCTTTCATCATAACAACAAAATGCACAAAACACAGTTCAAGTGGGAAGCATAGCCTCGATAAGCACATCGCATAGTGTAGGTTGAGAGTTTAAAATCCCATGGTCTGGTAATTGGCCGGTGCGTGTGGAACGGGGAATTACACGTGTGGGAGAATTAGTAGGGGCAGAGCCCCGACACACTCgtcctaaaaaagaaaaaaaagaaaaaaaataccaacacaacaaaacaaacaaatacgTAGGCGCGCACACACAAGTGAGAAAGTGAGTTAAGAGACCTTGACAACACTAGCAAGATTCTTGCCCCTGAGGCCTGAATGGCTTAATCCCCCAAGAACGCTAATGGCCTGAGGGGTGAGTACCACATGCCCCATCACTGCAATTCCAGCTTCAACAATAGCTCTCGCTGCAGTGATTCTCGAAGGCGACCCTCCTTCCAATTTTATCACATCCATGCCTCCTTCCTTCAAAACCTCACCGCCGTATCAACTGCCTGCCCACAATCCAAACTGCAACAATCACCAATCATTGCACACTTAAAATGGAAATCCCAAATCATAATCGTTAGgactaaatgattaaatttcaCCATTTCGTTTCAGCTTGAGGTTTTGGACAACTCTtcaaaaaacgaaaagaaacaAACACGTCCTTATATCCTTAGTCATCCATtattctcagcaaccaaaccgAAGCAATAACAacttggaaaaacaaaaacccttgAAAATTTTGGTTTCGTTACATTGATTCCCCCACTACCTGATTGGTGCTGGATTCGTAGGTCCCAAACGGCAAGTCCCTGATGAGAAGCGGGCGGGTGGCGCTACGCGCCACGGCGCGGCAATGAACAAGCATCTCGTCGAGCGAGATAGTGAGGGTGGTGTCGTGGCCGTGCACGACCATGGACGCCGAGTCACCGACAAGGCACACGTCGATGCCTGCGGAGTCTAGGTGCACTGCTGACGGGTAATCGTAGGCGGTCACGACAGTTATGGGCTCGCCCTTGCGGTGCTTTCGCTTCAAGTGAATCAAGTGGGTCAGCGTCACTCTTTGGTTGGGATTCTGGGCTTCGGGCCGCTGTAGACGGTGCTCTTGGGGACATTGCTCATGCGCGGAGAATGGCGTGGGGCTTCACAGCTGACTTGGCTCTAGAGAGGGCGGCGATGAGGCCCATTATCTATCTATTCCCTGAGGCTGAGAGTCTGAGACACTGTCAGAGAGGTGAGTGTGTGGGGGAGCTGTATTTTGTTTGGTTGAATTGATCGTCTAACATATATTTGCAAATAATTGGGGGGGGCAGGGCCGGCAGGCGTTTTGGGTGCGCCGCCTTCGCCAACTTGAATCGGTGGGAAGCTGCATTTTCTAACTACCTCTTTTGTTTTCAGTGCGGAACGCTATCCACGCGCTCTGTTGAAGCCTGCGAACGTCACTATTGGAAACCGTGACGGCGTGACTCTAATTCGAGTCAACGAATAACaagtcaaataaataaatagtattgtTTGCCAGTGTTAATAACAAGAGGGAGCTAAAATttggaacatatatatatatacatgaatttctttgaaattttctacaaccttttatatatatatatatatataaataaatgatatGTGTGTTAGAATGTTAGCACAGTTTCTGATATGGTAGTTGATGAACCAGTTGAGCCTATCTTCGCTATCCTGCAAATGAAACAAACTACGTCGGGGGGaatccgacaatcccactccgatgcctttgTCAGTTTTTATCTTAAGTGTATATCACTCTTATATCACAATGAGCAATCTGAATTACCTGTCCCGTAGTGAGGTATTTATACATGTCGTGTTGCAAGCGATCTGGTTCCTttattggaccacgtgtcaggTTTGGAGTGGGATCAGGGCACACGCTTAACAATCGTGGCCAGGTTGGTTTTTTAACCGTCTGGAGATCGTGGAGAATAATGCTTTACGACCACTACTGGAATCTGTTCTCAACCGCCGACGCGATCGTGGTCTAGTCGGTCTTCAACCGCTCTTAGATCGTGGGGACACCTTCCTAAGTAGTAGCGGTCGTGCAGGTAGTGGGGTTTCCTCCCTTGCTGGTATAAGGTCGGTAATTTACCGTCCTTAGCCTTATCGTGGCAGTCGGCAAATTACCGACTTTAAATACGCATACTCGGCTAATTAGCCTCAGTCGCCGAGAGGCACTTTAATAATGGGAGTGAATAACCTCGGCGATATAGAATGTTGGCACACAAGGCTGTACGAGCAGGCTACTATTGGCCGACGATGAATCAAGAGTCAATGGAAAGGGTCCGAAGGTGTGACAAGTGCCAAAGGTTCGCCAAGTTACAAACAAAACCACCAGCAGAACTTAGCTCAGTTTCTTCACCGTGGCCGTTTGCCCAATGGGGGGTTGACATTGTAGGGCCCATGCCCACGGGAAAGGGGAATTGCAGGTTCCTGGTGGTTGCAGTAGAttacttcaccaaatgggcaGAAGCGGAACCTTTAATGACTATCACGACCGGGGCAATTAAACATTTCCTCTGGAAGGCAATCATATGCAGATTTGGGATACCTTACGCCCTAATAACTGACAATGGAACGCAATTCAACTGCAAGCCATTCCAGGAGTGGTGCGATGAGCTCAAGATTCGGCATTTTTTCTCGTCGGTATATTATCCACAGTCAAATGGGCAGGTCGAAGCAACAAACAAAACTCTGGTGACgatattgaagaaaaaactcCCGAAGCGTAAGGGAGGATGGGTAGAATACCTACCAGAGGTTATGTGGTCATACCGGACGACAGTTAGCTCAGCAACTTCCGAAACTCCTTATTCACTAGCCTTCGGGGTCGAAGCAGTAATACCAGTCGAAATTGGTTCCCCAAGCTTCCGCATCCAACACTATAATCCCGGATTCAACAACACAGGATTAAAGCTACACCTAGATCTTCTGGAAGAAAAACGAGGAGATGCGAAAGTCAGAACTTCAGCTTATCAAGAAAGGGCAGCTCGGTATTATAATAAAAGGGTGAGGCCCCGCTCGTTCAATGATGGCGATTGGGTGTTACGGAGGATCACTGCGGCAGCTAAAGACCCCACGGAAGGGAAACTAGGGCCGGTCTGGGAAGGGCCATTCCGAGTTATTAAAAGCAATCCAAAAGGAGCGTACCATCTTGAAGATACAAATGGGAAAAAGCTGCAGAGACCGTGGAATGCCGAGCATCTCcggaaatattatatgtaattccgcttatattatatgtaatctGTTTATTTTTAGACTTAATGTTTATCAATAAAATGCAGATTCAGACAGCATATTATATCCGAGTACAACATTCGCGAtaccgagacttgaatcacgttgaggggattcaagtcggtcaagctccgagttttgaatcacgttgaggggattcaaaccggaccaattccgagacttgaatcacgttgaggggattcaagtcggtcaagctccgagttttgaatcacgttgaggggattcaaaccggaccaatgccgagacttgaatcacgttgaggggattcaagtcggtcaagctccgagttttgaatcacgttgaggggattcaaaccggaccaatgccgagacttgaatcacgttgaggggatttaAGTCGGTCAAGctccgagttttgaatcacgttgaggggattcaaaccggaccaatgccgagacttgaatcacgttgaggggattcaagtcggtcaagttccgagttttgaatcacgttgaggggattcaaaccggaccaatgccgagacttgaatcacgttgaggggattcaagtcggtcaagctccgagttttgaatcacgttgaggggattcaaaccagaccaatgccgagacttgaatcacgttgaggggattcaagtcggtcaagctccgagttttgaatcacgttgaggggattcaaaccagaccaatgccgagacttgaatcacgttgaggggatttaAGTCGGTCAAGctccgagttttgaatcacgttgaggggattcaaaccggaccaatgccgagacttgaatcacgttgaggggattcaagtcggtcaagctccgagttttgaatcacgttgaggggattcaaaccggaccaatgccgagacttgaatcacgttgaggggattcaagtcggtcaagctccgagttttgaatcaccttgaggggattcaaaccggtcAAAGTCTTAGATCCGAATCAAATTTGAGAATTGTCTAAGTATGAAATCTAAGAACAGTATGAGTATGCTGGAAAATAGAGTAAAACATATACAACACTAATATAGAATTTCCGAATGTTATTAATATGGAAAAGTAAAGGTCAACAAAAACGCCGAAACAAAAGGCGCCGAAACCAAAAGCGTGCTAAGTCCTATCTGTATTCGGTTCCCTAGAAGCTGGGCTATCAGGAGCCTCAATTTCAGCGGCCTTAGTCGAAGCACCCAAGTCTGCCGGCTCAGTCACCTCATCAGCTGTTCCGACGTCTTCACCAACCCAGTCCGGGACATCAGGAATCAAGTCTCGGCCAATTTCCCGTAACTCCAAGATAGCCTGCTCAGGGACATCCATAAAGTCGGTATAATTCAGCCCGGCAAAATTCGGGGAAGGCGTCGGAGGGTTAAGCACGAATTCTTTAAGGGAATCGAAACCCCAGCTAAACCCATTGACCCAGGTTCGATCTCGAACTCGGGTGAAAGCAAGGATCTGACTATGAAACCGATCGGCCTTTGCTTTATAATGAGCAGCCTTCGACTTGTAGTGCTTGGACTTCTTCCGCAGCTCGCTGGACTTCAGTTTAGCCTTTTGCAAGTCGGCCTGAGCAGCCTGCAAGCCCGATTCGGCCTCCTTCAATTTTTCTTCAAGCGCCTCCAACTTTTCCCCCGCAGTGCTCCTAGCCTCTTCAGCTTCCCGCCGAGCATCTTCGGCGATTCTTCTCTGCGCCTTCGCCGCACTCAGATCCGCTCGCAACGCAGTATTGCTACACGATGTGGCCGAGTATCTTGTCTCGACAGCATCCGTATGAGCCTTAAGCGCAAACAGTTCGCGAGTCCGCGCATCGAGCTGGGCGGATAGACCATGATTGGCTACCTCGGCCACATTTCGCCTGAGCTCGGCGTCAGCAATCAGCGCGTCATAACTAGCAAGCTCCGATTCCCGCTCAGCAAGAAGCTTACTCAACCGAGCCACTTCGGATTCCAAGGATAACTTCCGGGCTAATTCAAGCTCAAGCTCAGAAATCCGTTGTCGAAGTCCGGCCATAACCGGGACCTGATTTCGGTGGAAATCCCTATGCTGGTCATAAAGAGCAAGGGTATCCACCAATTGCTGCCGAGCAAAGAAGAAACTTAGAAAACAGAATATCAAAAgccaaacacaaaaagaaaagggaaaagcaATTTACCATGGTTTGCAGACGGACTAACGAAGCAATCATGTCTTCGGTCGGTATGCAACCAACGGTACTTAACCCCAAATAGTCGGCTGGAGTCAAAGCCCGAACCGCGTCCATAATTGGCCCAGCTAAACGCTCTTCCAAAGAAGCCTCGTCAAATTCATACTCCTGGGCCGGCCTAAAAAACCCAACAGAATCACGAGTGGGTTCCCTCACTGGCCCGTCTTCTCCAAGTCGAGGCTCGACGAAAGGCGTGCTAGAACTCGGCCCTGCCCCGTCCGCGACGGGCTGAACTATAGGTCCAACACTTGGCCCTATGGCTGTGTTCTCGGCCTCTATTTGCGCAGAGCCCGTGTCTTCACCAACCTCAACGCCCATTCTTGGTGGCGATATTTGACAAGGCTCGGTATCGGTTTCCACTCGTGCATTCAACAACTCGGGTAAAGCCGAATCTGTTTCAGAAAGGGCGGTCTGGAACACCTCTTCCCTAACCACAGGCGGAAGGATCGCGTCTTGGCTTACGGGTTCCGTGCTGACCACGTCCTCGTTATGAAGGGCCGGTACTTCCCCTCTTGTTGAATGTTAAGGCTCAGCCTCCTCCTCGGTACTTCGGGGTGGGCACTCAGAGGCATTCAGGGCGGCCACTGGATCCGAGTTGGGAATGGCCTCATCACGAAGTACTAACACTTCGCCTAGGGATGGGCACTGAGGCGCTCCCTCCTTCTCGGTACTCCGATGTGTGCCCTCAGAAGCAACTATTGCTGAAGGATCGACGCGAAGGGAAATACCCTTAACCGCCGAACCAATCGACTTGAGGTATGACCGGGCCTCCTCGATCCTCGGTCTTTTCCTAACAGATTCCCTTTCTGCCTCTTCATCTGGTTGAGGCCTTTCTTGCAAAGCCTTTGATTTTTCAGCCGGCTTCTCAACGACCTTCTTCTCggccattttcttcttttctgcgGCCTTTTTGGCTTTAGCTTCCTGTTCAGCCCCTATCCGTTGGGCATCGGCGAGAAGCTTCTTTACAGTTTTTGGAACCTCTTTTGGCTCCTTTGACTTCTTCGGTCCGTCAGAGACCTTCTCTTTACCCTTGAGAGTGGTAGGCATAGGATCTTCTCTCGGTTTCTGGGCCTTACCTTTCCTCTCCTTCAGAAAAGGAAGGTCGGAAATCGGGATTTCGTACCCGAGCATGTTCCGCATATTTTCATTCGTGACAAGGTGGTCGAAATCCAACACCACCTTAGCATCCTCGGCTGATGTAGCCTTCACAAAGGCAAGTATGGTGTCGACATTGTCGATTTGCTCATCATTTAGATCAGGGGCTTCCGACGCCCCGACTCTCATGCGACCCCAATCTCGGGGAACCCTCTGATCCTCTGACAATAATAACTGTTCCGGCTTTTCCCACTGGCCAGAAACTCGAAATGTTTGCTCCTTCCACTCTCTATTGTTTGAATATCTCCAGGCTAGATGGATGATAGACGGCTTCTTGTGAACGGTAAATTCTACCGTACCGTCTCGGCGGAAACCAGCTCGGTAGATTGTGAAAAACTCGTCTATGGTCATCCTCTTCTGGAGCTTAGTCATCCAGAGAACAAAAGAGCCGAACAGGTACCTCCATCCGTTCGGCTTTACTTGGGAGGGAGCCACCCCAAGCCGTACTAATAATTCCCGAGCTATATCGGGAAGAGGAAACCGACATCCGGCCATCAGCATTCGCTCTGTAATGGTTACATCGCCGCCGACGATGGACAGTTGATCGGAATGCTGGAAATGAAGACTTACGGAAGACGGAATACTATAACTCCGGCGGAGGCGTCTCTCCTCAGAGGCCAGAATCAAAGACCTGTATCTGTTCTCATGAGGAACGAGAGTAGGGTCGCCCCCGACTTGAGCACTGTCAGACTCAGAATCAGAACCCATGGCGTGACTAAGGGTTCGAAGGAAGTCGGTAAAATATTCGAGGAAAGTCGGTAAAATGTTTGAAGGAAGTCGGTGAAATGTTTGAAGGAAGTCGGTAAAACGTTTGAAGCAACTCGGAAAGCCGCTTGAAGATAATCGGGGAATAGAAAATTTCGCCGGAAAGAAGAATTCTCGCCGGAAAACTCAGAGACGTTTTACGGAATAGTAAATGGTCAAATGGGAGAATGaggggtgtatatatatatactcctcCTGAGAGTAGCTGAAAAGACGCTAATTAAATGCGCCGGGATAAAAGATTTTATTACCGTCGGGTCTACAGCTGGCCTCGGAAGACAAGCCAACGCGCATCTGGCGCGTGAATCAGTTGTCACGGCGAAAAAACCAGCAAGTGTCGACACGCGCAGCATAGCAACCCAAATCAACCTAATCATAACCCTGCGATTCAAGGATATGAACCGACTTGACAGCAGGTTTCGAATCTCATGATGACCAAGTCCATTATTTGGGATGGCTCggatttcgaaaaaaaaaaaaaaaaattcttttaaatgtCCCGATATTCTAACGGCTTCCAGCTtacttcaaattttgaactAGGCAAAAATGTACAGAAAAATTCCTTTTACCGAAACTACGTCGTGCAaaaggaattggggggtaactgttgggaaataATCCCGATCTTGCCCAATGGGCCAGATTCACGGCCCATCAGAATC carries:
- the LOC133862239 gene encoding pentatricopeptide repeat-containing protein At3g61520, mitochondrial, giving the protein MNGSLSSSKQSQLLLLRLLESRTPKVPSYPLFRRLCTEPNPPPPPPPQDEDSLITKAVQLLQAPENENSGSTQLHQLLFSSSSSSSSAGLFRQIARRLASSSQALKFFDYIQSNAPSQDLHALSSTFQAIFELASREPDWQEKLLELYRTSKERNVPLTINGATLLVRCWGRARMVDEVLGVVNELDPSLKNTHFCNVVIDVLFRLGCADYAHSMVDEMLQPNAECPPNDITGDIVFAALSRREWPGRTFNSEEIVGLVSKFGERGVLPDSFKLTQLITKLCRNRNIGHAWDVLHHVMKSGGAVEAVSCNALLTGLARDEDFERMNKLTAEMKQMDIQPNVVTFGILINRMCKSRLVDEALEVLEKMKGGSGGVSVEPDVIMYNTLIDGLCKVGRQEEGLSLMDQMRSNKCVPNTVTYNCLIDGFCKAGEIERAHELFDQMNRERVFPNVITLNTLVDGMCRHGRINSAVEFFNDRQSKGLKGNAVTYTTVINAFCNVNNIDKAMEFFNQMLKAGCTPDAIVYYTLISGLSQAGRMDDASCVVSKLKEAGFCLDTVCYNVLIGGFCKRRKLDKAYEMLKEMEQAGVKPDSVTYNILISYLSKTGSFTTAHTVMRKMIKEGLVPTVVTYGALIHAYCLNNKIDEAMKIFRDLSSASKVAPNTVIYNILIDSLCKNNDVELALSLMDDMKVKGVRPNITTYNAMFKGLREKNLLEKAFELMDRMVEQACNPDYITMEVLTEWLSAVGETGKLKKFVEGYEVSVSSG